A part of Roseitalea porphyridii genomic DNA contains:
- a CDS encoding beta-ketoacyl-ACP synthase III, translating into MTSVAITGTGVFTPELVITNDELVEAFNAWADRQNAAHAEAIAAGEREPVAHSSAEFIVKASGIENRHVLNKSGVLDPGIMHPVLPERSEDELGVMAEMALDAAGKALAQAGRTPADIDAVICAASNHERAYPAIAIEIQQALGIDGFAFDMNVACSSATFGIQAAHDMIAGGSARAILIVNPEICSAHLEWRDRDCHFIFGDVCTAAVLERADATEAPGRFEIVSTRCKTVFSNNIRNDNGFLRRTRPGHMEDRRDMLFRQEGRKVFKQVVPMVADLITRHLADNAIAPDQVARLWLHQANKGMNDLIGAKVLGRTPERHEQPNILQEYANTSSAGSIIAFSQYSDDLKPGELGVICSFGAGYSVGSVIVRKMG; encoded by the coding sequence ATGACATCCGTCGCCATCACCGGAACCGGGGTGTTCACCCCCGAACTGGTCATCACCAATGACGAGCTGGTCGAAGCGTTCAACGCCTGGGCCGACCGGCAGAACGCGGCCCATGCCGAGGCGATCGCGGCGGGCGAGCGGGAGCCCGTCGCCCATTCATCGGCCGAGTTCATCGTCAAGGCGTCGGGCATCGAGAACCGGCACGTGCTGAACAAGTCCGGCGTGCTCGACCCCGGGATCATGCATCCGGTGCTGCCCGAGCGCTCCGAGGACGAACTGGGCGTGATGGCCGAGATGGCGCTCGACGCGGCGGGCAAGGCACTCGCCCAGGCCGGCCGCACGCCCGCCGACATCGACGCGGTGATCTGCGCGGCCTCGAACCACGAGCGCGCCTATCCGGCGATCGCCATCGAGATCCAGCAGGCGCTCGGCATCGACGGCTTTGCCTTCGACATGAACGTCGCCTGCTCGTCGGCGACCTTCGGCATTCAGGCCGCCCACGACATGATCGCGGGCGGCTCGGCCCGCGCGATCCTGATCGTCAATCCGGAGATCTGCTCGGCGCATCTGGAGTGGCGCGACCGCGACTGCCACTTCATCTTCGGCGATGTGTGCACCGCCGCCGTGCTCGAACGCGCCGACGCGACGGAGGCGCCCGGCCGCTTCGAGATCGTCTCGACCCGCTGCAAGACGGTGTTCTCCAACAACATCCGCAACGACAACGGATTTCTGCGGCGCACCCGCCCCGGCCACATGGAAGACCGGCGCGACATGCTCTTCAGACAAGAAGGGCGCAAGGTGTTCAAGCAGGTCGTGCCGATGGTGGCAGACCTGATCACCCGGCATCTGGCCGACAACGCCATCGCGCCCGATCAGGTCGCGCGCCTGTGGCTGCACCAGGCCAACAAGGGCATGAACGATCTGATCGGCGCCAAGGTGCTGGGCCGCACGCCCGAGCGGCACGAACAGCCCAACATCCTGCAGGAGTACGCCAACACCTCGTCGGCCGGCTCGATCATCGCCTTTTCGCAATACAGCGACGATCTCAAGCCCGGCGAACTGGGCGTGATCTGCTCCTTCGGCGCGGGCTATTCGGTGGGGAGTGTGATCGTCAGGAAGATGGGGTGA
- a CDS encoding DUF4760 domain-containing protein codes for MPNHPGLLSTITSVFLVGLAIITMVVSTLWREVDDWATFFGTIAPGILPAVAASFGVIVAVCTLIYNANAAEDQQRRQHTINTLLQSRLSAEFRLHKERREAFFPEYQDVFYKDWIARRYGASQTRNGANSVRPHESARSLIELLNFYEFIALGVRKGDLDEQMLQRSVRGIMCNLVDDCRHLIGGIRVRSPLAYDNLCWLYLRWRRRDAVDIHGNPNERPIPTRPGDKDEWPDPPGA; via the coding sequence ATGCCGAACCATCCCGGCCTACTCTCGACGATAACCTCCGTTTTTCTGGTCGGGCTTGCGATCATCACCATGGTCGTCTCGACGCTTTGGCGGGAGGTCGATGACTGGGCCACCTTCTTCGGCACCATAGCGCCGGGCATCCTGCCGGCCGTTGCGGCATCGTTCGGCGTCATCGTTGCCGTCTGTACCCTGATCTACAATGCCAACGCCGCCGAAGACCAGCAGCGCCGCCAGCACACAATCAACACGCTGCTGCAGTCACGCCTTTCCGCCGAATTCCGTTTGCACAAGGAGCGCCGCGAGGCCTTCTTTCCCGAGTACCAGGACGTCTTCTACAAGGACTGGATCGCCCGAAGGTACGGCGCTTCACAGACGCGCAACGGTGCGAATTCTGTTCGGCCGCACGAATCGGCGCGGTCGCTGATCGAGCTGCTGAACTTCTACGAGTTCATCGCGCTGGGCGTCCGCAAAGGCGACCTCGATGAACAGATGCTGCAACGGAGCGTTCGCGGTATCATGTGCAATCTGGTCGACGATTGCCGCCATTTGATCGGCGGTATCCGCGTCCGCTCACCGCTTGCCTACGACAATCTGTGCTGGCTCTACCTCCGCTGGCGGCGACGGGACGCGGTCGACATCCACGGTAATCCGAACGAACGGCCCATTCCCACCCGGCCCGGAGACAAGGACGAATGGCCCGATCCGCCCGGCGCCTGA
- a CDS encoding BCCT family transporter, producing the protein MSDETLSTGLPQPEGPANIIDTDYEVGQDNIETKIGPFGLDIHNPVFVISGLTVVAFVILTLAFQDQVDPLFNGLRNWLTAKLDWFFLSAANVFVILCLVLIVTPLGRVRLGGRDATPDYSYMGWFAMLFAAGMGIGLMYFGVSEPISHFTSSLGGTAVEEGVRTDWAPLGAAAGDETEAARLGMAATIFHWGLHPWAIYAIVALALALFSYNKGLPLTIRSVFYPIFGDRVWGWTGHIIDTLAVFATLFGLATSLGFGASQASAGLEFLYGVPNTDGFQVFLILGITAVALVSVVAGLDAGVKRLSEINMMLALLLLLFVLAVGPTVAILTGFFANLGAYITDLPALSNPIGREDDNFRQGWTAFYWAWWISWSPFVGMFIARVSRGRSVREFIVCVLLIPSAVCVLWMTAFGGTAIHQIVNDGFQGVAEAGQDFKLFVMLSQFPLASITSFVAIVLVIVFFVTSSDSGSLVIDTITAGGKVDAPLPQRVFWCTFEGLVAIALLLGGGLGALQAMAVSTGFPFTIVLLLACFAIVKGLMDEPRD; encoded by the coding sequence ATGAGCGACGAGACACTCTCTACCGGTTTGCCGCAGCCCGAGGGGCCGGCGAACATCATCGACACCGACTACGAGGTCGGCCAGGACAATATCGAGACGAAGATCGGCCCGTTCGGGCTCGACATCCACAACCCGGTCTTCGTGATCTCCGGACTGACGGTCGTCGCCTTCGTCATCCTGACGCTGGCGTTCCAGGACCAGGTCGATCCGCTGTTCAACGGGCTGCGCAACTGGCTGACGGCCAAGCTCGACTGGTTCTTCCTGTCGGCGGCCAACGTGTTCGTCATCCTGTGCCTGGTGCTGATCGTCACGCCGCTGGGCAGGGTGCGCCTTGGCGGCCGCGACGCGACGCCGGACTATTCCTACATGGGCTGGTTCGCGATGCTGTTCGCAGCCGGCATGGGCATCGGCCTGATGTATTTCGGCGTCTCCGAGCCGATCTCGCACTTCACCTCCTCGCTGGGCGGCACCGCCGTCGAGGAAGGGGTCCGCACCGACTGGGCGCCGCTCGGCGCGGCGGCGGGCGACGAGACCGAGGCGGCGCGGCTCGGCATGGCCGCGACGATCTTCCACTGGGGCCTGCACCCCTGGGCGATCTACGCGATCGTCGCGCTGGCGCTGGCGCTGTTTTCCTACAACAAGGGCCTGCCGCTGACGATCCGCTCGGTGTTCTACCCGATCTTCGGCGACCGGGTCTGGGGCTGGACCGGCCACATCATCGACACGCTCGCCGTGTTCGCCACGCTGTTCGGGCTGGCGACATCGCTCGGCTTCGGCGCCTCGCAGGCGAGCGCGGGCCTCGAGTTCCTCTATGGCGTGCCCAACACCGACGGCTTCCAGGTGTTCCTGATCCTGGGCATCACGGCGGTGGCGCTGGTCTCGGTCGTCGCGGGCCTCGATGCCGGCGTCAAGCGGCTGTCCGAGATCAACATGATGCTGGCGCTGCTCTTGCTGCTGTTCGTGCTGGCGGTGGGGCCGACGGTCGCCATCCTGACCGGCTTCTTCGCCAATCTGGGCGCCTACATCACCGATCTGCCGGCGCTGTCGAACCCGATCGGCCGCGAGGACGACAATTTCCGGCAGGGCTGGACGGCCTTCTACTGGGCCTGGTGGATCTCCTGGTCGCCGTTCGTGGGCATGTTCATCGCCCGCGTCTCGCGCGGCCGGTCGGTGCGCGAGTTCATCGTCTGCGTGCTCTTGATCCCGTCGGCGGTCTGCGTGCTGTGGATGACGGCCTTCGGCGGCACCGCCATCCACCAGATCGTCAATGACGGTTTCCAGGGCGTCGCCGAGGCCGGGCAGGACTTCAAGCTGTTCGTCATGCTCTCGCAGTTCCCGCTGGCCTCGATCACCTCGTTCGTGGCGATCGTGCTGGTGATCGTCTTCTTCGTGACCTCGTCGGACTCGGGTTCCTTGGTGATCGACACGATCACCGCCGGCGGCAAGGTCGACGCGCCCCTGCCCCAGCGGGTGTTCTGGTGCACGTTCGAGGGGCTGGTGGCGATCGCGCTGCTGCTCGGCGGGGGCCTTGGCGCGCTTCAGGCGATGGCGGTCTCGACGGGCTTTCCGTTCACCATCGTGCTGCTCCTTGCGTGCTTTGCCATCGTCAAGGGGCTGATGGACGAGCCCAGGGACTGA
- a CDS encoding universal stress protein has protein sequence MYKKIAVPVDLAHTDKLDKAINVAADMAKLYGADVTYISVTAATPGPGGHNPQEYEQKLQQFADEQGKSHGQQVTAHVVVSHDPATDLDKSLLEAVEETNADLVVMASHEPGFVDQFWHIWPSHGGAMAKQAKASVFVVR, from the coding sequence TTGTACAAGAAAATCGCCGTGCCGGTGGATCTGGCACATACCGACAAGCTTGACAAAGCCATCAATGTCGCCGCCGACATGGCCAAGCTTTATGGCGCCGATGTGACATACATCAGCGTGACTGCCGCCACACCGGGTCCGGGCGGACACAATCCGCAGGAATACGAGCAGAAGCTGCAGCAGTTCGCCGACGAGCAGGGCAAGTCGCATGGCCAGCAGGTGACCGCGCATGTCGTCGTCAGCCACGATCCGGCGACCGACCTGGACAAGAGCCTGCTCGAGGCGGTCGAGGAGACCAATGCCGATCTGGTCGTCATGGCCTCGCACGAGCCGGGCTTCGTCGACCAATTCTGGCACATCTGGCCGTCGCATGGCGGCGCCATGGCCAAGCAGGCAAAGGCTTCGGTGTTCGTGGTGCGCTGA
- a CDS encoding circularly permuted type 2 ATP-grasp protein, with product MAANGFQPFDEMTGRGDGVRSPYFAYDSWFEAEDPARLKRKAAEAETFFRRMGITFNVYGDEEATERLIPFDVVPRILSGREWARLSRGIEQRVKAINAFLHDIYHRQEILRAGRVPVDLIASNDAFLPQMIGVAPPGNVYTHIVGTDLVRTGEDEFYVLEDNARTPSGVSYMLENRETMLNMFPELFSMFAVQPVSTYPRDLRRSLSACAPPGHDAGSSPVIAVLTPGIHNSAYYEHAFLADQMGAELVEGHDLRVVDGRVAMRTTRGYQPIDVIYRRVDDDFLDPLNFNPESMLGVPGILDVYRAGNITIANAPGTGIADDKAIYSYMPEIVEFYTGEKAILKNVPTWRCSEKDALAYVLDHLDELVVKEVHGSGGYGMLVGPAASKKEIAAFRKKLEARPGNYIAQPTLSLSTVPILTKAGLAPRHVDLRPFVLVSPDAIKITPGGLTRVALKKGSLVVNSSQGGGTKDTWVLDE from the coding sequence ATGGCAGCGAACGGTTTCCAGCCATTCGACGAGATGACCGGCCGGGGCGACGGGGTCCGCTCGCCCTATTTCGCCTACGACAGCTGGTTCGAGGCCGAGGATCCGGCCCGTCTCAAGCGCAAGGCGGCCGAGGCGGAGACCTTCTTCCGCCGCATGGGCATCACCTTCAACGTCTATGGCGACGAGGAGGCGACCGAGCGGCTGATCCCGTTCGATGTGGTGCCGCGCATCCTCTCGGGGCGCGAATGGGCGCGCCTGTCGCGCGGCATCGAACAGCGCGTCAAGGCGATCAACGCGTTCCTGCACGACATCTATCACCGCCAGGAAATCCTGCGCGCCGGTCGCGTTCCGGTCGATCTGATCGCCAGCAACGACGCGTTCCTGCCGCAGATGATCGGCGTCGCCCCGCCCGGCAACGTCTACACCCACATCGTCGGCACGGATCTGGTGCGCACCGGAGAGGACGAATTCTACGTCCTCGAGGACAATGCGCGCACGCCCTCGGGCGTCAGCTACATGCTGGAGAACCGCGAGACCATGCTGAACATGTTCCCCGAACTGTTCTCCATGTTCGCGGTGCAGCCCGTGAGCACCTATCCGCGCGATCTGCGCCGTTCGCTGTCGGCCTGCGCGCCGCCCGGCCACGACGCCGGCAGTTCCCCGGTGATCGCCGTGCTGACGCCGGGCATCCACAACTCGGCCTATTACGAGCATGCCTTTCTGGCCGACCAGATGGGCGCCGAACTGGTCGAGGGGCACGATCTGCGCGTCGTCGACGGCCGCGTGGCGATGCGCACCACGCGCGGCTATCAGCCGATCGACGTCATCTACCGGCGCGTCGACGACGATTTCCTCGATCCGCTCAACTTCAATCCCGAATCGATGCTGGGCGTGCCGGGCATCCTCGACGTCTATCGCGCCGGCAACATCACGATTGCCAACGCGCCCGGCACCGGCATCGCCGACGACAAGGCGATCTATTCCTACATGCCCGAGATCGTCGAGTTCTACACCGGCGAGAAGGCGATCCTGAAGAACGTGCCCACCTGGCGCTGCTCGGAGAAGGACGCGCTCGCCTACGTGCTCGACCATCTCGACGAACTCGTCGTCAAGGAGGTGCACGGTTCGGGCGGCTACGGCATGCTGGTCGGGCCGGCCGCCTCGAAGAAGGAGATCGCCGCCTTCCGCAAGAAGCTCGAGGCGCGGCCCGGCAACTATATCGCCCAGCCGACATTGTCCCTTTCGACGGTGCCGATCCTGACCAAGGCGGGACTGGCGCCGCGTCATGTCGATCTGCGACCGTTCGTTCTGGTCTCGCCCGATGCGATCAAGATCACGCCGGGCGGGCTCACGCGGGTCGCGCTGAAGAAGGGATCGCTCGTTGTCAATTCGAGCCAGGGCGGCGGCACCAAGGACACGTGGGTGCTCGATGAGTAG
- a CDS encoding alpha-E domain-containing protein, whose protein sequence is MLGKTAGGIFWMFRYLERSENTARLVDAGFRLALTRSTAAEKEWESVVVTAGVRDGYLARHETFEASTVIDYLLRDRTNPSSVLSVISGARDNGRLVRTALTREVWEAVNECWLTLSDALSRPVRDRDLPAVLAAIRQQSALVRGALHGTMLRNEIFNFARLGTFLERADNTARILDVKYYVLLPSLSLVGSSLDNVQWETILRSVSAHQAFRWVTKGEPTPRAIAHFLILDQRVPRSLAFCCAKVSGNLGYLEADYGHRPQSHTMADACYHRFDNRAIDEIFDDGLHEFLAGFIADNQALGAQIERDYRFHE, encoded by the coding sequence ATGCTGGGCAAGACCGCCGGCGGCATATTCTGGATGTTCCGGTATCTGGAGCGGTCCGAGAACACGGCCCGTCTCGTCGATGCCGGGTTCCGGCTGGCGCTGACGCGCTCGACCGCCGCCGAAAAGGAGTGGGAATCGGTGGTCGTCACCGCCGGCGTCCGCGACGGCTATCTGGCCCGCCACGAGACCTTCGAGGCGAGCACGGTGATCGATTATCTGCTGCGCGACCGGACCAACCCGTCGAGCGTGCTGTCGGTGATCAGCGGTGCGCGCGACAATGGCCGGCTTGTGCGCACCGCGCTGACGCGCGAGGTCTGGGAAGCGGTGAACGAGTGCTGGCTGACCCTTTCGGACGCGCTGTCCCGGCCCGTCCGCGACCGCGACCTGCCGGCCGTGCTCGCCGCGATCCGCCAGCAGAGCGCGCTGGTGCGCGGCGCGCTGCACGGCACCATGCTGCGCAACGAGATCTTCAACTTCGCCCGGCTCGGCACCTTTCTCGAACGCGCCGACAACACCGCGCGCATTCTCGACGTCAAATACTACGTGCTGCTGCCGTCCCTGTCGCTCGTCGGCTCCTCGCTCGACAACGTCCAGTGGGAGACGATCCTGCGCTCGGTCTCGGCGCACCAGGCCTTTCGCTGGGTCACCAAGGGCGAGCCGACGCCGCGCGCCATCGCCCACTTCCTGATCCTCGACCAGCGGGTGCCGCGCAGCCTGGCCTTCTGCTGCGCCAAGGTCAGCGGCAATCTGGGCTATCTGGAAGCCGATTACGGCCACCGGCCGCAATCGCATACCATGGCCGATGCCTGCTACCACCGGTTCGACAACCGGGCGATCGACGAGATCTTCGACGACGGGCTGCACGAATTCCTTGCCGGCTTCATCGCCGACAACCAGGCGCTCGGCGCGCAGATCGAAAGGGACTACCGCTTCCATGAGTGA
- a CDS encoding transglutaminase family protein: MRLTISHTTRYRYDRPASHALQQVRLTPKSRAGQSVLEWETEVTGGQKQLAYDDQHNNHVELVTFDPGATEIVIASHGVVESTNGTGIVGPHGGFAPLWYFRRATPLTRPGPALRRLARELARAGESDDVQNLHALMSTIEQAVRYDPGNTDSGTTAEEAVEAGHGVCQDHAHIFITMARVLGYPARYVSGYLMMNDRVEQDATHAWAEAHIEGLGWVGFDVSNSISPDERYVRVATGLDYREAAPISGLLVGAGTEDMAVTLQVQQ; this comes from the coding sequence ATGCGCCTGACGATCTCGCACACCACCCGCTACCGCTACGACCGGCCGGCCAGCCATGCCCTTCAGCAGGTGCGGCTGACGCCCAAGTCGCGCGCCGGCCAGAGCGTGCTTGAATGGGAGACCGAGGTCACCGGCGGCCAGAAGCAGCTCGCCTATGACGACCAGCACAACAACCATGTCGAACTGGTCACCTTCGATCCGGGCGCCACCGAGATCGTCATCGCTTCGCACGGCGTGGTGGAATCGACCAACGGCACAGGCATCGTCGGCCCGCATGGCGGCTTCGCGCCGCTGTGGTATTTCCGGCGCGCGACGCCGCTGACCCGGCCCGGACCGGCCCTGCGCCGGCTGGCGCGGGAGCTGGCGCGGGCCGGCGAGAGCGACGATGTGCAGAACCTGCACGCGCTGATGAGCACGATCGAGCAGGCCGTGCGTTACGATCCCGGCAACACCGATTCGGGCACCACCGCCGAGGAGGCGGTCGAGGCCGGCCACGGCGTCTGCCAGGACCATGCGCACATCTTCATCACCATGGCCCGCGTGCTTGGCTATCCGGCGCGCTACGTGTCGGGCTATCTGATGATGAACGACCGGGTCGAGCAGGACGCCACCCACGCCTGGGCCGAGGCCCATATCGAAGGCCTTGGCTGGGTCGGTTTCGACGTCTCCAACTCCATTTCGCCGGATGAACGCTATGTGCGCGTCGCCACGGGCCTCGACTATCGCGAGGCCGCGCCCATTTCCGGTCTTCTGGTCGGCGCCGGAACCGAGGATATGGCGGTCACGTTGCAAGTGCAGCAATAA
- a CDS encoding proteasome-type protease, with translation MTYCVGLSLNRGLVFMSDTRTNAGVDNISVFKKMFTWQQRGERAIVLMTAGNLATTQAVVSLLDERSKAPGERHPTILEAPSMFQVARMVGETLREVVQGSSPSGQAADAAFSANIIVGGQIKGSEPRLFLVYPEGNFVEASADTPFFQVGETKYGRPILVRAYNPDMGFEDAIKLLLVSFDSTIKANLSVGLPLDYQIYERDTFELGPWGRIENNDRYFAEISEGWSEALRNAFHSLPNFTLDGR, from the coding sequence ATGACCTATTGCGTCGGCTTGAGCCTCAACAGGGGGCTGGTCTTCATGTCCGACACGCGCACCAATGCCGGCGTCGACAACATATCCGTGTTCAAGAAGATGTTCACCTGGCAGCAGCGCGGCGAACGGGCGATCGTCCTGATGACCGCCGGCAATCTGGCGACCACGCAGGCCGTCGTCAGCCTGCTCGACGAGCGCTCCAAGGCGCCCGGCGAACGCCATCCGACGATCCTCGAGGCGCCATCCATGTTCCAGGTCGCGCGCATGGTCGGCGAGACGCTGCGCGAGGTGGTGCAGGGTTCCTCGCCGAGCGGGCAGGCGGCCGATGCCGCCTTCAGCGCCAACATCATCGTCGGCGGCCAGATCAAGGGGTCCGAGCCGCGCCTGTTCCTGGTCTACCCGGAAGGCAATTTCGTCGAGGCGAGCGCCGACACGCCGTTCTTCCAGGTCGGCGAGACCAAGTATGGCCGGCCGATCCTGGTGCGCGCCTACAATCCCGACATGGGCTTTGAGGACGCCATCAAGCTGCTGCTGGTGTCGTTCGATTCGACCATCAAGGCCAACCTGTCGGTCGGCCTGCCGCTCGACTACCAGATCTACGAGCGCGACACGTTCGAGCTGGGCCCCTGGGGCCGGATCGAGAACAACGACCGCTACTTCGCCGAGATCTCCGAAGGCTGGAGCGAGGCGCTGCGCAACGCCTTCCATTCGCTGCCGAACTTCACCTTGGACGGCCGCTAG
- a CDS encoding ABC transporter substrate-binding protein produces MKKTLLAAASFLALTAAAQAEDVKMGIILGFTGPIESLTPDMAAGAEMAIAEVNESGNFLDGMTIEPVRADSTCVDAAAASAAAERLITSDNVVSIMGADCSGVTTAVANNVAIPNGVVMISPSATSPALTDIEDNGLFFRTAPSDARQGEVLAEVVMDAGVNSIAITYTNNDYGKGLADSFQSAFEGMGGEVTISAAHEDGRGDYSAEVGALASAGGDALAVLGYVDQGGRGIMEGAIDTGAFDTFYLGDGMIGDSLLDLPGLGDVNVVGTAPGAEGDFVDTFNQMFSEQVGDGSGPYRGESYDAAALMIMAMQKAGAADRGAIAGNIMDLANAPGEEIGPGELGKALEMIANGEDIDYVGATNVEFTEVGEAAGTYRVLEIADGEWNTMEVK; encoded by the coding sequence ATGAAAAAGACGCTTCTCGCCGCAGCCAGCTTTCTGGCCCTGACGGCAGCCGCGCAGGCCGAAGACGTGAAGATGGGCATCATTCTGGGCTTCACCGGCCCGATCGAATCGCTGACGCCCGACATGGCGGCCGGCGCCGAGATGGCCATCGCCGAAGTCAACGAATCCGGCAACTTCCTCGACGGCATGACCATCGAGCCGGTGCGTGCCGACTCCACCTGTGTGGACGCCGCCGCCGCCTCGGCCGCCGCCGAGCGCCTGATCACCTCCGACAATGTCGTCTCGATCATGGGCGCCGACTGTTCGGGCGTGACCACCGCGGTCGCCAACAACGTCGCCATCCCCAACGGTGTCGTGATGATCTCGCCGTCGGCAACCTCGCCGGCGCTCACCGACATCGAGGACAACGGCCTGTTCTTCCGCACCGCACCGTCCGACGCCCGCCAGGGCGAGGTGCTCGCCGAAGTCGTGATGGATGCCGGTGTCAACTCGATCGCCATCACCTACACCAACAACGACTACGGCAAGGGTCTGGCAGACTCCTTCCAGTCCGCCTTCGAAGGCATGGGTGGCGAAGTGACGATCAGCGCCGCGCATGAAGACGGCCGTGGCGACTATTCGGCCGAAGTGGGCGCGCTGGCCTCGGCCGGCGGCGATGCGCTCGCCGTGCTGGGCTATGTCGACCAGGGCGGTCGCGGCATCATGGAAGGCGCCATCGACACCGGCGCATTCGACACTTTCTATCTCGGTGACGGCATGATCGGCGACTCGCTGCTCGATCTGCCCGGTCTGGGCGACGTGAACGTGGTCGGCACCGCACCGGGCGCCGAGGGCGACTTCGTCGACACGTTCAACCAGATGTTCTCCGAACAGGTCGGCGACGGTTCCGGTCCCTATCGCGGCGAAAGCTACGATGCGGCGGCGCTGATGATCATGGCCATGCAGAAGGCCGGCGCGGCCGACCGCGGCGCCATCGCGGGCAACATCATGGATCTCGCCAACGCGCCCGGCGAGGAAATCGGCCCGGGCGAACTCGGCAAGGCGCTCGAGATGATCGCCAACGGCGAAGACATCGACTATGTCGGCGCGACCAATGTCGAGTTCACCGAGGTCGGCGAAGCGGCCGGTACCTACCGCGTGCTCGAGATCGCCGACGGCGAATGGAACACGATGGAAGTCAAGTAA
- a CDS encoding glutamine amidotransferase, giving the protein MKPFLILQLRPETDASDGEYEAFLQKGGLEAGHTHRIRLDSEPVPADLDLDSYSGVIVGGGPGCVSDPPEKKSPTDRRIEEAIFALMPQITGRDIPFMGCCYGIGILARHLGAEVGKQRYGEPIGAVACERTTEGRHDPLLAALPDRFDAFVGHKEAVQELPEGCVHLLASDPCPFQMIRYGRNVYATQFHPEADAAVFEQRIRIYRDHGYFNPADADRLIADCHAQSVDMPERILRGFVQAYRGR; this is encoded by the coding sequence ATGAAACCCTTCCTGATCCTGCAGCTTCGGCCCGAGACCGATGCCTCGGACGGCGAATATGAGGCGTTCCTGCAAAAGGGCGGGCTCGAGGCCGGCCACACGCACCGCATCCGGCTCGACAGCGAACCGGTGCCGGCCGACCTCGATCTGGACAGCTATTCGGGCGTGATCGTCGGCGGCGGGCCCGGCTGCGTCTCCGATCCGCCCGAAAAGAAGTCGCCGACTGACCGCCGCATCGAGGAGGCGATCTTCGCCCTGATGCCGCAGATCACCGGCCGCGACATCCCGTTCATGGGCTGCTGCTACGGCATCGGCATTCTGGCGAGGCACCTGGGTGCCGAGGTCGGCAAGCAGCGCTATGGCGAACCGATCGGCGCGGTCGCTTGCGAGCGCACCACCGAGGGCCGCCACGATCCGTTGCTCGCCGCATTGCCCGACCGGTTCGACGCCTTCGTCGGCCACAAGGAGGCGGTGCAGGAACTGCCGGAAGGATGCGTGCATCTTCTCGCCTCGGACCCGTGCCCGTTCCAGATGATCCGCTACGGCCGCAACGTCTACGCCACCCAGTTCCATCCCGAGGCCGACGCGGCGGTGTTCGAGCAGCGCATCCGCATCTACCGCGATCACGGCTATTTCAACCCCGCCGACGCGGACCGGCTGATCGCCGATTGTCACGCGCAGTCGGTCGACATGCCCGAGCGCATCCTGCGCGGCTTCGTTCAGGCCTATCGCGGCCGGTGA
- a CDS encoding DMT family transporter yields MAAADPRTGVGLALACLVILGVMPVIADSRPAGTSALGFAFFLSVWQLVFSLPLLLYELGSANRGIFGANLSPRLRRRMAATVITTSLMFGLSTYCYVLAVEKAGAVSAAIAIVSYPLFAIAWETLFLGRRKNAVELAFTAVLLGALVYLGTGGTWRIEGLSLWFLFALSVPLLWSVAHVIIKEELGATPITPAQVTFFRVAISALALGLVLVFAEGAGSVAAGFGDLRFQAHALAMGLAYYLELVLWFYAVRSIDVSLASSITVPWPALTMVLAVTLLGEPVAGYQIATFSLVAASIYGLIYADAAKRRRAAA; encoded by the coding sequence ATGGCCGCCGCCGATCCGCGAACGGGTGTGGGGCTCGCCCTCGCCTGCCTCGTCATCTTGGGCGTGATGCCCGTCATCGCCGACAGCCGACCGGCGGGCACAAGCGCGCTCGGCTTCGCGTTCTTCCTGTCGGTGTGGCAACTGGTCTTCTCGCTGCCGCTGCTGCTGTACGAACTCGGTTCGGCCAACCGCGGCATCTTCGGGGCGAACCTGTCGCCCCGCCTGAGGCGGCGCATGGCGGCGACGGTCATCACGACCAGCCTGATGTTCGGCCTTTCCACCTATTGCTACGTGCTCGCCGTCGAAAAGGCCGGCGCGGTGAGCGCGGCGATCGCCATCGTCTCCTACCCGCTGTTCGCCATCGCCTGGGAGACGCTGTTCCTGGGCCGGCGCAAGAACGCGGTCGAACTGGCCTTCACCGCCGTGCTGCTCGGCGCGCTCGTCTATCTCGGCACCGGCGGCACGTGGCGGATCGAGGGCCTTTCACTGTGGTTCCTGTTCGCGCTGAGCGTGCCGCTCCTGTGGAGCGTCGCGCACGTGATCATCAAGGAGGAACTCGGCGCCACGCCGATCACCCCCGCGCAGGTGACCTTCTTCCGCGTGGCGATCTCGGCCCTGGCGCTCGGCCTCGTGCTCGTTTTCGCAGAAGGCGCGGGGTCGGTGGCCGCCGGCTTCGGCGATCTCCGCTTCCAGGCGCACGCGCTGGCGATGGGGCTCGCCTACTATCTCGAACTGGTTCTGTGGTTCTACGCGGTCAGATCGATCGACGTGTCGCTCGCAAGTTCGATCACGGTGCCTTGGCCGGCGCTGACGATGGTGCTTGCCGTCACGTTGCTGGGCGAGCCCGTCGCCGGCTACCAGATCGCGACCTTCTCGCTCGTCGCCGCCAGCATCTACGGGCTGATCTACGCCGATGCGGCCAAGCGCCGGCGGGCGGCGGCATGA